A region of Streptomyces paludis DNA encodes the following proteins:
- a CDS encoding IclR family transcriptional regulator gives MAKNIQSLERAAAMLRLLAGGERRLGLSDIAASVGLAKGTAHGILRTLQAEGFVEQDAASGRYQLGAELLRLGNSYLDVHELRARALVWTDDLARSSGESVHLGVVHQQGVLIVHHVFRPDDSRQVLEVGAMQPMHSTALGKVLSAYDPVAHSEAVESERPALTPRTVTGLADFEAVLDLTRARGWAADVEETWEGVAAVAAPIHDRRRMPVGAIAITGAVERICPAGELRSELVAAVRECARAVSRDIGAGRF, from the coding sequence ATGGCGAAGAACATCCAGTCGCTGGAACGGGCGGCGGCCATGCTCCGGCTGCTCGCGGGCGGCGAGCGCAGGCTCGGCCTGTCCGACATCGCCGCCTCCGTCGGGCTGGCCAAGGGAACGGCGCACGGCATCCTGCGCACCCTCCAGGCGGAGGGATTCGTCGAGCAGGACGCCGCGTCCGGGCGCTATCAGCTGGGGGCCGAGCTGCTGCGGCTCGGCAACAGCTATCTGGACGTGCACGAGCTGCGGGCCAGGGCGCTGGTCTGGACGGACGACCTGGCCCGCTCCAGCGGCGAGAGCGTGCATCTGGGCGTGGTCCACCAGCAGGGCGTACTGATCGTCCACCATGTCTTCCGGCCGGACGACAGCCGGCAGGTGCTGGAGGTGGGCGCCATGCAGCCCATGCACTCCACCGCGCTGGGGAAGGTGCTCTCCGCGTACGACCCGGTGGCGCACAGCGAGGCGGTGGAGAGCGAGCGCCCGGCCCTGACCCCGCGCACCGTCACCGGTCTGGCCGACTTCGAGGCGGTGCTCGACCTGACCAGGGCGCGCGGCTGGGCCGCGGACGTCGAGGAGACCTGGGAGGGCGTGGCCGCGGTGGCCGCGCCCATCCACGACCGGCGGCGGATGCCGGTGGGCGCGATCGCCATCACCGGCGCGGTGGAGCGCATCTGTCCCGCGGGCGAGCTGCGGTCCGAGCTGGTGGCGGCGGTACGCGAGTGCGCGCGCGCCGTTTCCCGGGACATCGGCGCCGGGCGCTTTTGA